One Vicia villosa cultivar HV-30 ecotype Madison, WI unplaced genomic scaffold, Vvil1.0 ctg.000418F_1_1, whole genome shotgun sequence DNA segment encodes these proteins:
- the LOC131627996 gene encoding probable serine/threonine-protein kinase At1g54610: protein MGCMCCKPSAIEDSNESPRERLSNKAVVDSRVSSRGTSSRREEVYRVKDRGDSNNDARTALIDKQGQGNGSVRVHGDNFERKREKMEYVVTQHPGNGTVPKAMEGEHVAAGWPSWLAAVAGEAIKGWLPRRADSFEKLDKIGQGTYSNVYRARDLEQRKIVALKKVRFDNLEPESVRFMAREIHILRRLDHPNVIKLEGLVTSRMSCSLYLVFEYMEHDLAGLASHPGLKFTESQVKCYMQQLLRGLDHCHSRGVLHRDIKGSNLLIDNNGVLKIADFGLASFFDPNLNQPLTSRVVTLWYRPPELLLGATYYATAVDLWSTGCILAELYAGKPIMPGRTEVEQLHKIFKLCGSPSEDYWRKSKLPHATIFKPQQPYRRCVAETFKDFPAPAIELIETLLSIDPADRGTSASALMSEFFSIKPLPCDPSSLPKYPPSKEFDAKVRDEEARRQGATGSKGQRHDPERRGVRESRAVPAPDANAELVVSMQKRQGQNYSQSRSEKFNPHPEEAGSGFPIEPPRPSQVAEASVDPQANQHKRASHSGPLTHRAAWAKAGKNQDDAPKISVGGDLSTISGLVAARRSMLSDDRRESSGSSQVEAPKLITRFPGSFKEASESLMQQNQNQKHHVHASQKEEAKGNSKDPNVAGYGSKGYKIHYSGPLLVPSSNMDQMLKDHDRQIQEAVRRARLDKAKMRRLQAEGNQNQISNSLFVSGR from the exons ATGGGTTGTATGTGTTGCAAGCCTTCTGCGATTGAGGATAGTAATGAGAGTCCAAGGGAGCGTTTGTCGAACAAAGCTGTGGTTGATTCGCGTGTGTCTAGTAGAGGGACTTCGTCGAGGAGGGAGGAAGTATATAGGGTGAAGGATAGAGGTGATAGTAACAATGATGCGAGGACGGCGTTGATTGATAAGCAAGGACAAGGGAATGGGTCGGTTAGAGTTCATGGGGATAATTTTGAAAGGAAGAGGGAGAAAATGGAGTATGTTGTTACTCAACATCCTGGGAATGGAACTGTTCCGAAAGCCATGGAAGGGGAACATGTTGCGGCTGGATGGCCGTCTTGGCTGGCTGCTGTTGCTGGTGAAGCAATCAAGGGATGGCTGCCACGGCGCGCAGACTCTTTTGAGAAATTGGATAAA ATTGGTCAGGGAACTTATAGTAATGTTTATAGAGCCCGTGATCTTGAACAAAGAAAGATTGTTGCTTTGAAAAAAGTGAGGTTTGATAATCTCGAGCCTGAGAGTGTTCGCTTCATGGCAAGGGAAATTCACATTCTACGTAGGCTTGATCATCCAAATGTCATTAAACTGGAAGGCTTGGTTACATCAAGGATGTCGTGCAGTTTATACCTTGTGTTTGAGTACATGGAGCATGACTTGGCTGGGCTTGCATCACATCCTGGACTCAAGTTTACAGAATCACAG GTTAAATGTTACATGCAGCAACTTTTACGCGGTCTTGATCACTGCCACAGCCGTGGTGTGCTGCACCGTGATATTAAGGGTTCCAATCTATTGATTGACAACAATGGAGTATTGAAAATTGCAGACTTTGGTTTGGCGAGCTTTTTTGATCCCAATTTAAATCAGCCACTCACAAGCCGAGTCGTCACGCTTTGGTATAGGCCACCTGAGCTTTTACTTGGAGCTACTTACTATGCCACTGCTGTAGATTTATGGAGTACAGGTTGCATACTTGCCGAGCTGTATGCTGGCAAGCCTATAATGCCTGGTAGAACTGAG GTGGAGCAATTACATAAAATTTTTAAACTTTGTGGTTCGCCTTCCGAGGACTATTGGAGAAAATCAAAATTGCCTCATGCAACGATATTTAAGCCTCAACAACCCTATAGGCGTTGTGTTGCTGAAACATTCAAGGACTTTCCCGCACCTGCAATAGAACTGATAGAGACACTCTTGTCCATAGACCCTGCTGATCGTGGAACTTCAGCATCTGCTTTGATGAGCGAG TTCTTCTCAATAAAGCCTCTACCTTGTGATCCTTCAAGCTTGCCAAAGTATCCTCCTAGCAAAGAATTTGATGCCAAAGTACGGGACGAAGAAGCTAGACG ACAAGGGGCAACAGGAAGCAAAGGCCAGAGACATGATCCTGAGAGAAGAGGAGTAAGAGAATCTCGAGCTGTACCCGCACCTGATGCCAATGCTGAACTAGTCGTGTCAATGCAG aAGAGACAAGGTCAGAACTATTCTCAAAGTAGGAGTGAGAAGTTTAACCCTCATCCTGAAGAAGCTGGTTCTGGATTTCCTATTGAACCCCCTAGACCATCACAAGTTGCAGAAGCAAGTGTTGATCCCCAAGCAAATCAACATAAAAGAGCCTCACATTCAGGCCCACTTACTCACCGCGCTGCTTGGGCGAAAGCTGGGAAGAACCAAGACGATGCTCCAAAGATTTCAGTGGGCGGCGACTTATCTACAATCTCAGGTTTAGTTGCAGCCAGGAGGAGTATGCTGTCTGACGATCGCAGAGAAAGTTCTGGATCATCACAAGTGGAGGCTCCAAAACTAATTACCAGGTTTCCAGGATCCTTCAAAGAGGCATCTGAATCATTGAtgcaacaaaatcaaaatcagaAGCATCATGTACACGCTTCTCAAAAAGAAGAAGCAAAAGGCAACAGCAAAGATCCAAATGTT